The genomic stretch TGGGCCTATCTCCCCTGTGAACAAAAcaccaaagaaatatttttatgacGGTTACAAGCAGACCTCTCGATCGCTCAAGTATAAAAGTTGACCCTCGGTGCTTGCCCAGGTGTCAGACCTCTTTTCAGAAAATCCATTCACACTATATACTTTCCCAAAGCTAACCTAAGTATTAGAAGAGTCGGGTTGGAAAACTCCTTATGACATCGATCTTTGTGTGAGAACGTTATAAGAAGCTAGACTCGACACTCAAAGTCTACTCGAAGATCACCTTAGAGGCCTTGATGCCCCGCAACTATCTCATAGGATGATCACGAGGGTTTTTCAAATGATCCTATATCTTTGGGTCAAGACCAAGTCGTGTTGACTCACGATCAACGGTACTCACCCTCACAACATTATGTGTTAAAAAAATGATTAAATGAtagcatcaaatatttttttttcctaatcGAATATGTCACGTGTAAGAGAAAGCTTTATTTACGACCATTGTTTTGAATTTTTTCTTCTTGAACATACACGATGCTTTGGATGATTTTGAATATAcacatcatattatatatatatatatatatatatatatatatatatatatatatatatatatatatatatatatatatatatatatatatataaactcactAAATACATAACTCACTTAATCATGGGGATCGTACCAAACCCatttatatcataaaatatttctttgaGGTGGGACCCAAACAATGTATTAACTACATAATCATAGGGATCGTACCAAACCCACTTATATCGTAAAATATTTCTTTGAGCTCAACTTACTATAAAGTCTACTAATTTACTATTACTTAGCCTAACTTATTATAAAGCTcactaatttattattattaagttaTTGTTCACTCGTGACTCCACTTTTCATCTCAGTCCTAATTTAAGCGTCAAAAAGATTCGATTGGACACCCGATCGGATTTTGGTCTCGTTCGTGTTTAGCACCTCAATAGACACTCGGGCCACCCTCttggttattttaggatcataGCACATGTGGATATCATCGACATCCACATCACCACACACAAAGATTTGAGAGCTTATGCATGCTTAACTTTTAATTTGTTCTTTTCGATTTCATAGTCGACAAATCTTAATGATCGAAAACATCGAGACCAGTCGCTAACAAACTCCAATCGAAGAATTAGCAAGAGAAGAGAAGATAAAAGGGATCAAATCACAGAATATTTGAAGGGTCTCTCCATCCAAACAATTGCACTGCTACGAGCGAAGAAGCTCAATGGACGAGGTAGGTAACGAAGAGCGCCAGAAGCATCAACACATAAGCAATTCCTTGATCGATGGCCTTCCCTGCACCACATGCACCGACGACGACAACAATTACTCCACCATCGACACcgacaagagagaaaagagagcgtTTGCACTCACCATCAAACTTCCTCGAGCTGGTCATCGTCGAGGTTGCGATGTCTTGGCAAAGACAAGGGTGCAAGAGAACCGCAAGCAAAGCATAAGCAAAGAGGAGAGCGTGAATCTTCAGTGAAGCCATCGCGTCTATCTGCCTGCAGGAAGTGAGGAGAAAGGTTGGATTCGAGATGAAGAGGCCTCCGGCGTCGtacggagtatttataggccatcGTCTACATCGATAGGTTTGACTCGTGGTGGTATATATTTAGCGGACGTACAGCATACGTTGAGGTCTTCGGCAGTTGGAAGGTATTGATGTGGGCGGCTCGAGTCATTAATGGCAGAGAAGGAGAAGCCATTGGAGGAAGGGATCGGCCATTTCTGACGGAGTCGTAGGTTTGATCCATGAAATTTCATGAATATTTATTATGACTGGTCAATTACGTCTTCGTTTACTACTCGTGAAATCAATCGAGTTCTTCcataaaataaaatgatgcacATGTGACGTCTCTGAATAGATTTTATGACACTAACGACTCTCCAAGGGAATAAGCTTTGGTTGTACCACACGTTAGCTTAAGTCATGATCTTAGAGAACACAATATTTGATTTCTAAGTCAAAATTGGTTGTTCCATTGAAGTGTTGACTTCGAACCTATGGATGCTCTTTTTCATATAATGTGGTTTTAGGACCGTTACACTTGTAAATATGCATTGATGTCATGCATCGTCGACTTTGGTGGAGTCACATTACGTCGAATCCATGGGGTGTGTGGCGTGCAACGGTGACTTTGGTGGAGTCACATTACGTCGAATCCATGGGGTGTGTGGCGTGCAACGGTCATAATGTGATCGGTAATATTTGAGACACAATGGCACATCAATCATATATGATCAAAATATCAAAGACGATATCATTATTTTTTGCTACATTATTATTTTCATAGTGTGGCTTTAGGATTATTACACATATATATTGATGTCACGCATCTTTAGCCTTGGTAGAGTTATAATACGCCGACTCACGAGGCATGCGATATGAGATCAAAGACGTAATGTTGAGGTATCGATCACATAACACTAAAATCGACTAATAACTTGACACGAAGCAATTGGGTTTGCAGTAGCCGTTGAGCTTTAATAACGTCAAGCATTAACTACCTCTTTAAAATCGCAAACAACTGTATGCAGCTACTCAAAGTTATCAAGCTTTCATAAGTGACTAAACCATAGACAGAAAAAATTGCATGCTAAACCATTATGTGAAAATGTTTTTCTTCCTAAAATGCAGAACAATTCATAGATAGAATTGGACATGTAAAAAGTATGTCTAATTGCCTTCAAAACCATCGATCTCAACCATTTCTTTCTTTTGAATACAAAATGAGTTGACTTGACTATGGAAAGAGAATTAGCATTCAACAATTCCCATAGCATTTGGAAGATGGATTCTAACATAGCCACAGTGAAATGCATGTTTAGTGTTACAAAGTTTAGCATGTCACACATTGCGTTTGGATACAGAGGAAAAATGATATTCCAAAATGAAAAGGTTGGAAGATGATGCCAATGTTATACACTTCAATTCGATGTTAGTCTATTTGAACATGAATTTCCACACTTCCCGTACATTTGAGGAGCCATCAGCAACTTCAGCAAGCAAACAGGCGGTCAATATACCTGGAAAGAAGTTGCAAAGAATTCTTAGTatagatcaaacaagatgacaaAGGATGCCGCTATTCGAATATTTATGCATGTCATCCACCCACATTACATATATGCACATCAAGTACCTGtgataattaatttcataatatCTGCTACCTGAGacaaataaaaaacaaatacTCCACACTCTTAACAATTGGAGAAGATATTCTGCCGGAAGCGTACATTACATCGACATGTAGATATACGTTGCAAACAAATTCTGACACAGATGCTTAATGtttcttatttctttttcttttcatgctGGCATCTGCAGTAAATTGAACATAAATACTACAGATCGGGGCCTATCAACCAGCATAACCATGATCATGAATGAAAACTTTTAGAGGACTGAGGCAAGGAAGAAAATGACAGCAGGATGAAAGAATGCAAGAACATGCTAAAATTCACAGTTTGAACAAAGCATAACTCACCATCTTCTTCGACCAGATTTACAAATTGTCTTGTACCACCACCAACACCAAAATAGTGTTTCTTTCCTGCCATATAGACAACTCCAGATGGGCGGTGCATGCACTGCAATGTATATGATTCTGAGGAGATCATATCGATAGAACTACTTGGAAGCATGATCGACTGAATCTTTTTGAAGGAAAGGCACTAACCCTTTTAATAAGCTCATAAAGACAATGAAGGGAGGACAGTGCATACACAGTTTCTGCCATCAGAATAACATCATAACCATCACATGACTTTTCCTCTAAACCACCATTTGTTGCTTTTCGTTGGTCAGCACTACAAACATAGGGGAGCAGCTGATGAATTTCATTCCAATCACCAGCAAAAAAACGAACGTCAGCGGTGATGCTGGTTGATGTCTTGCTTGTAAGCAGTGGCTGTTGTTGGTTCAACTCTTTCTTTAGGTTCACTGTCACATTTGGTATGGTTAGACTACGAAGCACCTCAGCATTGAAATCTTGGAAGTGGATAACTGCTGCACCCTGAAATACTAAAAAGTTGAGAAATTGCAACAGATAACATAGGTATTATAGCTGCTGAGGCAGAGAGCATACCATGAGGCCTGCAAAGATCCCTGGTAGGCCATGTCCACATCCAAGCTGAAAGATGACCCAAGGATTAGCGGCAAACGTGAAACAAATGGTTAAACATACTTATTAGCATAACTACAACAAAGTACTGAGCCCACCCAAGAACAAACTGTCATGGTTTTCACAATTTTGAGGCCAGGAAAAAGTATATCTATTTGCATTAATGAAGAACAGGCAACCAATACGAAAATTTGACCCGATACCAACAATAGAAACAACTCAAGAATAAGAAAGACAACCTGTAAAATTCAAAACACATTAACTACTTTCTTGCACTAATCATAAAATCTCCCGGTAACTAAAAGGCAGATAAATGAACATTAAGTGTGAATGTTTAAAACACTCAAGAGATTGGTTGGTATCTGAGAAACAACAAAGTTGttcaatataatattataaaccaAAGACAGTGATATCAGAAGTGACTCTTTTGTCCACAGAAAATGAGGAACATGTTATTGCTAAAATCAGGCAATACAGTTATACATACCACTCATAGACTACCAACAAACCATCACCTTTGATACCCAAAGAACTTCCATTATGGATCTCATAATTTCTATAGAAACTTATCAGGAAACATTGAAAAAGAAGAACTGTTATCTGCACCTGCTTTATAGGAACCTTCTGACATTGAATATTTTCATTCTGATATGTGTCTATTAACATCAACTAGAATGATTTAATACAGATGCTAGTAGCCAACCGATGCCTCAGCATGAAACCAGGCACATGCATGTGTTTATTAAGTAAGTTTTTATGTGTTAATTGTAATGATAAGTGTACCAAGACATCAGGATTTCCTTCGGAAAGCACAAGAAATAGTGATGGTTATGAGGCAAATAGTTCCCGAAAACAAATGGAACTAAGCATGCACATCGGTATTGgttcaaaggaaaaaaaactcAAACCTAATGTAACATAATTGATTGCAAGACAATGAGTCCCTAATTACCATGGCATATTACATTCTAGAGAGCACAAATATCACCTGGGGATCAAGCAACCGACCTCTAAAACTCGCTTTCCACGGAGCATCAGCACGCCTTCTTCAATCTCCGAATGCAATTTTTTGACAAGGTCAAGTGAGCCTTCCCACAGCTTCAGCCCCCCTGGCAAGAGCAGTAAAACCAATTTCTCTCTTAGCCACATCCTTGATTCCATTTAGCCAACATCAGCAAGTAGAAGGAAGAAGAGCAAAGGGAAAACGGTTGCACCTTCATACTTTCCTGGGACCAAATCCGAGTTGGCCACCCCGAACACATCAAAAGTGCTAACTCTTCCCTACAAGAGGATCAAATACAGGAAGTTAAGGCAAATAAAAAGATGGAAAATGCTTGATATGCGCAGTGAAAACGATtaccttaagaagggtaaggccGTCGTCGATGACGATAGGCTCTACCTTCGATTTCGGCTCCGACGATTCCTGGAAGGAATAAAATGAAGGATTTTTTAGGGGAAAAACATCGGGTCATAGAGAGGTCGAGAGATGAGGCAGAGAGAGTTACCTCCTCGCAGGGGAGCACTTCCACGGCAGGTGGCGGTGGAGGAAGGGGGTCCTTGGAAGGAGCGGGTGGCCCAAATCCAAGGCTGGAAAGAGAGAAGCGAGGGTACGATTGCTGCGGGAGAAGAGTCGCAGTGAAGTAAAACAGAGAGATCAAGAAACGTGGGAGAAGGGAAAGGTAAGGAGTAAAAGAGACGATGACAGAAGTGTGAGAGGGGCAATACCTCCGCCTTGGCGGGGTTCGGGACGTTGCTCTTCTGCATGGCGGATGCTGAGCGACGAAGAGAACGACGAGGGAGGAGGGACGGTGACGGCGGCGGCGAAGGGGATCGCGAAGTGGCCGAGGGAGACGGTCTTCACTAAgggtcgggtcgggtcgggttACCTTTAAATGATCCAATAAAGTCCAATTCGGGCCCAACCCAAAGCCTTGCGTTCTGTTTGCTTCTATCTACTTCGCGTTCGGGTTGTTGTGAAGCCGATGGGACAGAGACAGGTTAGCGGAAGAGGGTAGAGAGCGGTtctcttatctctctctctctctctctccgtctccCACCCCCCGCGCCCGCCCCTCTTTGTGTGGCTTCCTAGGGTTTCGTCTTCGATCGATCCGTCCTGTCGATCGCGGTCTTCCCGGAATCGATGGCGAGGAAGCGGAAAACGGAGGCGACGCGACTCGATGAGGTGGATCGCACGCTGTATTCGACCTTCTGCAGCGCGGCCAACTCGCTCTCACAGCTGTACACGCAGGCCATGAACCAGCAGAAGATATCCTTCCAGGCCGGGGAGCGCCATGCCCTGGTTAGGTCCTCTCTTTGCCCCCCCGCCTTGTCCCCTTTCTCGCATCCTTATCTATTTCCAAGGCTTCGTCGTTTGTTGCTTTGTTTTCCTTGTTTTGAAGTCGACGATTAGTTTTATGGCTTCTTATTCTTTCTTGCATATAATCATATGAGgcaggactaattacatattatccctgaAGTTAGTTATGTTTAGCGTTTGGATCCTCATACtttcttatactttaaaaaattatattgatatctttataattacgaaagtgaaacatctaagtcTAGGTCTATTTACCCTAACTACAATAATTTTACCAACGGAAACacgaaaacaaaagataaaaatataattttaatgtttggtGGTAGATGGTAATGTTGCTAGCGTTGACTCCAATGCAGTTGCCTGGCCACATTCGACGACAACAAGGTTTGCTCTCATCGCGACGCCACCCTCCTTCACGAGGAGCGCACTGTCCACTTCATCGTCGCTCGTCCCATGTTGCTCTGCATCTATGTCGATGTTAACACAGTTATCGAGTGGTATCTGTGTCAATGCTGATGCATGACAACTGCGATGGCGTCGACGTAAATGGTGGTGGTCGCTGTGACGTCTACAGCGAAGATGGTGGCTGCCTTATCGCTGACCCGTTGGGTGAATCCTAGCCTCAACCCAAAGCTGGGGTCATCGGAGCTCCTGCTGCGTTAGTTTTGACACCACCTCTCGCTGATCTACCCTTTTGCTGCTCTGCATTTGCGTCGGTGTTGACGCAGTTGCTGAGCGGCGAAATGGTTGCTCGACAAAAGGTGGTGTCAGAATTGATGCTAGAACGGGGGAAGCGGCAAGAGCTTCAGTGACCCTAGCTTCGGGTTGGATTCGCCCAACAGGTCAGCGGCGAGGTGGCCACCATCTTCGCTATAGACGCTGCGACGACCACCACCATTTGTGTTGACGCTGATGTAGTTACTGCTGGGCAACTGCGTTAGCATCAACGCAGATGTAGAGCGGCGCGAGATGGGCAACAATGAGGCCAGCGAAGCGCTCCTCGTGGAGGCGGGTGGTGTCACGGGTGAGAGCGGACCTTATCGTTGTCGGAGGTGGCCGAGACAATTAAGGTAGCCAACTAcagggggtaatatgtaattagccctatgATATAGTAGTGTTTTGATGTTGCAATACACTAATAGATTGATTTTGGTGTCAACGCACATTACAATAAATGCACACGATAACTATTAAGTTATTCAACAATTTGGCAACCTATACATGCTTAACTTTTAGTTTGTTCTTTTCAATTTTATAGTTGACAAATCCTAATGATTGAAAACTTTTGAGGCCAGTTGCTAAGAAACTTCAATTAGAGGGTGATGACAATTAAGTACCAAGAGAATATAAAGGTATCAAATTACAAAGCTTTTTCAGGTTGATTTcagtgaacaaaattttatattttaaagtatttCAAAATGAGCATATGCCTCGAGTTTTGAACTAGAAGTTGTGATGTATTTAAGCATTTGGCAGTTCATGCTCCTTCACTGTCATGTTATGTGTGATTATAGTCATTTATCACCATCGGTCAAGATGCACCTCTTGTTAGTGTTAACTAGATGCCCTATGATGGTTTTGCATTTTTCCTGAAGTTGTTTAGTTGTTGAGTTGATTAATAGGTTGCTTGTATCATTCATTAACATGTTAGGCAAAATTTCACATATCCCTTGGGAATGGGTGTTTCTGAAATTTTCCTTTGTATATCAAAATTAAGTGTTCATTTGTTGCTAAAAAATTACTTAAATATTTCTTGTCAGGGCACCTTGTTTCATTATCTCAAGGTCTTGATTCAAGATATCCACATATTAAATTACGTCCAAGTTGTCATAATATAACCCAACATTTTATATAGTGATTAGTCTTGGAACCATTTATTGTAATGCAGTCATCGATTAAGATCCTTTCTTGATAGTATGTCTAAGAAGGTCAACTCCATCCAGAGGGCAAAGGACATAACAATCAAGCTAGTCATAATGTTGTGATGGATGCTTTCCATAATCGAGTAGCAAGAGGTCTGAGCACTGAATTCTAGCACCAGATTATGGGGTTACGAAGTTGGATTTGGTGGATCAAGGTGATCTCAATGATGAGATTTACGTAACTAAAGAGACATGATTCAGGCTAAAGTTTCATATACTTTGGGTGTCAAAATAAGATCTTTTTCTTAATCAAAGAGTGAAGAGGATGTTTTTAGCTTCTATCAATTAAAAAAGATGGTATTGGCTGGTTAATTGACCTTATGAAGGACATGCATCGAATCCAGGTACACGTTACTTCTACCAACAAAAAAGGATGTTCTTGCCTTCTTGGCTGGTAGATTTACCTTAGGAAGCACATGCATCAAGTGCAGATACATTGTTATCCTCTTTTTTCTTCTTGTAATGTTTACTTATTTTttcgtctctttttttttttttttctcttgtatcATCTTTTTCCTTATAATCTATTGACATTCTTTGGTGCTGGTGGACCAATTAGTATCATCTTTATGTCCCActttcagccaaccccacaccagatggCGGTCCCTCTTTTGTGTATACAAGTGGGAACGTTGATTGAGTTTTTTTCTGTGTCCTTGATATTGCCTTCTCTATTTGAAGTCTTATGCAACTCCTCTGAATTTGATATGTCTTAACCACTTGTGTACTTCTTTTTTGTTGTACGTTATGCAGGAGAAGCTTTATGAATGGATCTTGAGAAAACACGAGGAAGGGGGACGGGTTACAGTTGCTGATATAGTTACCCATATGCAGGTTCTATTatattttgttttctcttttatatacATCTTTTTTTCCATTTTGTTTCTCTATATTATTTGCATCAGCAACATCAAGAATTATCTTCTTGTTCCTTTTTGTttttatatattcaaatttgTAATTTAGTGCATACTTTGATTATGTTTAAGATTGCAATTTGATGTACATTAGCTCCTTTCTCATAATAGGATTTGGACTCTCTGTTTCATTGTTTTATTACCAAAATAGATGCTGGTTTTTCATTGCCATGAACTTTTTGTGAACTAATATATGCTCTTTGCTATGCTTGTCAATATAAAAATGTATCTAGCTTCTTTTCTATATGTCGTGCATAATTACACCATTTGTTGCTTTTGAACTGacttatgaaatcaattttgttCTTTCATAAACGAGCCTTTTGGGTTGATTTCAGAGAAcagaaattttatattttaaaggatTCATAAATGAGCATATGCCTTAGTTTTGAAGTGGAAGTTGTGCTGTATTTAAGTATTTGGCAGTTCATTCTCCTTCACTGTGTGTGATTATAGTCAGTCATTTATCACCATTGTTCAAGATGCACCTCTTGTTAGTGTTAACTTGAAGCCCTATGATGGTTTTGCGTTATTCCCAAAGTTGTTTAATCCTTGAGTTGATTAATAGGTTGCTTATATTATTCATTAACATGTTAGGCAAAATTTCACATATATCGCTTGAAAAATTGGTGTTTTTGAATTTatcctctgaaatattaaaataaagcGTTCATTGGTGCTCAAAAAACTCAAAAATTACTTATATATTTCTTGTCAGGGCGGCTTATTTCACTATCTCAAGGGCACGATTCAAGATATCCAGCCATCTGAAGGATCACAGATTAAATTAGCTCCAAGTCATCATAATATAACCCAACATTTTCTTGATGTTAGATATTATCTTGCATGAAATTTTTTCTGTGCTCAATATGTGTGTGTGAATTGGAGTGCGATACCTAGGCGATTTTACTGAAGTGATAGATCTAACTGGTTTGATATGTTTGTTGGGATcttttagttaatagcaaaatcaGGTCATTTGTGGGTTTTATGTTTCAAAATTTCTTTATAGCTACATTAGTAAGTGGCAGAGGTTATGGGAGTTTGCTTATTTGATACAAGTAGCAATACtactaaatttttttatgctCAACAATCACATTATCTTGCCGTAAGCAGTGCCCTTTTTATTCCTTTTCTCACACTACAGTGAAATGAAACATGTATATATACCCTCAGTGCTGTCTATATCTAATTTTAGCAATATAAAATACAAAGAATACCTATTTGTTTACTTGGTACTTATTTTCTCAGAGTGAGATGGATTATGCTGGAGAAGATGCATTAGTCTCCCCAAGATCACCATTCCAACATCAATCAACAATGCATGTTACAAACTCTGGCATCCAACCAACGTCTGGTATATTCGGGCAGCCAACAGTCGGACTTGCCCCTCGTAGCGGTCACTCTGATCAAGCCAAAAACTCTGTTTTCTCAAATGCTCTTTCCAGCCCTGTACGCAGGAGCCTTCAGCCATATCATTTTGCTCAGGGAGGTGGGTTTTATGGAAATGGTGTCCTCCCAAGTGGGAATGCAGAATCTAGGAACCACCATGATCCAAATGAAAACCGTGGTACAAATTCTCTTGGTTCCAATGATTCATCCATGGACATTCACACCGATAGCCGGCCTCATGAATCTTATTGACAACTCTACCAACCTCATGCATATCTAGTtcaaccactgcagcctcaaatcTCTGATCTGCAACATCCAAGTAAGATATATCAATAAGGGCTGAGTTCTGAAGATGAGCTCTCCGCCTGTCCTGCTACATGATGCATCTGGCAATTGGTGCTGGCTATATTATAAATCGTGTGCCATTATTTGCTCGTTACTCTATTGATCTagtcatctttttcttttctttttttttctttttgttttaaatGGACTCGCTATTTATGTTGTCAGGTGTGAGATTTATTTTTGAGTCTGGTAATTGCTTTGTACATGAATGGGAGATTCATGTACAAGATGGATGTATGTTGTTAATAATTGATGGCTTGCTATTTCACTTTAGCATTCTGAAGTTGGAGTGTGATACGATTGGTACTCTTTTGCGTACACACTTTCGGGTAGACCATAGAGTCTCTTTCCTCTTCATAATTGTAGTTTATGCTAATAATAAACATAggggtttttttttatatatctaggttgaattttttgaaaataatttatctTTGATAAATTCTTGTAAAGTTTCTcaagtttaaattttttttaaggagtatttttataaaataatcattttgCCATTAATCTGTCTTCATTTTTCATCACTTTCCTTTTCCATTGTCTTATCGAATCTATTATCTTCTTTTACCCCTGTTTAGTGGGCAATTACGATGACATTGTCGAACCCTTCATAACATGTCTCCTTCCTCGTGAGAGGGTGGTGAGGGTTGTTATTTCTTCATAAATCTCGTTGAATCCTCTATTCGAGGGTCATTTTTACTGTATCTCTTGAAAATTGATTTATTTCATAAAAAGTGCTTTGTGAGAGTTATTGAAAATTAAAGTGCTCTAACAAAAATTTCtcaaaaataaaaacttttttcaagaatttgcttttcaaaatttgtcaataatatatttatctcaacaaaatttaatatatatatgccTAGTAATATTTAGATTGTGATTTTTATCAATATATAAAGGCTCCAGTTATCTTATGGTATGGGACCCGTCGACAGCCCGATCAAAAACGAGCGAATCACGTGCGTGGAATGATCGTGGCCATTCGATCGCGCCACGACTGATGATGGTGAATCCACCGTGTCATCTAGGGCATTTTTGTCAAAAAAGCCACGCCGCGCCGATTCACTGAAGCCGCTCCATTCCCGCTCCCAAAGGAGGGCGGCAAACTCCAACCG from Musa acuminata AAA Group cultivar baxijiao chromosome BXJ1-3, Cavendish_Baxijiao_AAA, whole genome shotgun sequence encodes the following:
- the LOC135632332 gene encoding uncharacterized protein LOC135632332, producing the protein MQKSNVPNPAKAEQSYPRFSLSSLGFGPPAPSKDPLPPPPPAVEVLPCEEESSEPKSKVEPIVIDDGLTLLKGRVSTFDVFGVANSDLVPGKYEGGLKLWEGSLDLVKKLHSEIEEGVLMLRGKRVLELGCGHGLPGIFAGLMGAAVIHFQDFNAEVLRSLTIPNVTVNLKKELNQQQPLLTSKTSTSITADVRFFAGDWNEIHQLLPYVCSADQRKATNGGLEEKSCDGYDVILMAETVYALSSLHCLYELIKRCMHRPSGVVYMAGKKHYFGVGGGTRQFVNLVEEDGILTACLLAEVADGSSNVREVWKFMFK
- the LOC103978735 gene encoding uncharacterized protein LOC103978735, which translates into the protein MARKRKTEATRLDEVDRTLYSTFCSAANSLSQLYTQAMNQQKISFQAGERHALEKLYEWILRKHEEGGRVTVADIVTHMQSEMDYAGEDALVSPRSPFQHQSTMHVTNSGIQPTSGIFGQPTVGLAPRSGHSDQAKNSVFSNALSSPVRRSLQPYHFAQGGGFYGNGVLPSGNAESRNHHDPNENRGTNSLGSNDSSMDIHTDSRPHESY